The Hemicordylus capensis ecotype Gifberg chromosome 13, rHemCap1.1.pri, whole genome shotgun sequence sequence ttTGTAGATCCCTGTTTATAAAGGGTCCGAGGGAAGGCTCCTTTTCCAGTAGTCAGTGCAGTACATTGTGTAGAAAAGTAGGCTAATTTTGTGTTTGGTTTCCTTGCAGGATCCTGGCCACCTACCAACGTCATGCTGAGTGTCCAATGTTTTCACCTGAGTTGGAGGTGAACTTGGCAGGAAGTCGCTTATGACTTGGCCTTCCAGAATGACCAAAGCGCGGCTCTTCCGCCTGTCGGTGGTGGTAGGTTCCATCTTTATGATCCTGCTGATCATTGTGTATTGGGACAACGTGGGGACTGCCCACTTCTACCTGCATACCACCTTCTCCAGGCCTCATGGGGTGCTCCCCACTGTTGTGAAGGATGTCGGCCAAGATCCTTTGTCGGATGTGGACGAGTTCTTGGAGAAGCTTCTCAGCTCTGACTTGAGGAAGAAGGTTGACTTGGGTCGAAAAACAGAGCAGCCGCCCGCACAGGCCTCGAGCAGGCCCGTTGCTGGCAACTTGGAAGAGAACGTAAGGGGTTACGATTGGAGTACCCGTGACGCCAGCACGATCCTCGACCAAGAGAAGTTGCAAGCAGAGAGGCGGAGGACGCTGAGGGAATTATGTGCCAATTCCAACTTCGCCTTCCCGACCAAGGAGCGCTCCTTTGATGACATCCCCAACTACGAGCTGAACCATCTCATAGTTGACGACCGCCATGGCGTCATCTACTGTTACGTCCCCAAAGTGGCCTGCACCAACTGGAAGCGGGTGATGATTGTGCTGAGCGAGAGCTTGATGGACCAGGGCATCCCGTATGCCGATCCCTTGGACATCCCCCGTGAGCACGTCCACAACACCAGCACCCACTTCACCTTCAATAAGTTCTGGCGCCGCTATGGCAAATTCTCCCGCCAcctcatgaagatcaagctgaaAAAGTACACCAAGTTCCTCTTTGTCCGCGACCCCTTTGTCCGACTCATTTCAGCCTTCCGCAGCAAATTTGAGCTGGAGAATGAAGAGTTCTACCGCCGGTTTGCCATCCCGATGCTCAGACTTTACTCGAACTATACCAGCATTCCCACGTCGGTCAGTGAGGCCTTCGAGGCAGGCCTCAAAGTCTCCTTCTCGGATTTCATCCAGTATTTGCTGGATCCCCGGACAGAGAAGTTGGCCCCTTTCAACGAGCACTGGCGGCAGGTCTATCGCCTGTGCCACCCGTGCCAAGTGGAGTATGACTTCATTGGCAAACTGGAGACCTTGGATGAGGACGCAGCTCACCTGTTGCAGCTTCTCAAGGTGGACCATCTCCTCCGCTTCCCTCCCAGCTACCGGAACAGGACAGCCAGCAGCTGGGAGGAAGACTGGTTTGCCAAAATCCCCATGGCATGGAGGCGGCAGCTGTACAAACTGTACGAGGCAGATTTTGTACTCTTTGGCTATCCCAAACCAGAAAACTTGTTCAAAACCTGAGCAAGACAgatctggggggaaagagagccCCCTGCAAAGAGCCCCCTTTTTCAGAATAAGAGAGCCCCTCTGCCTATGTTAAAACACTCAAGtgtactttattttttatttttacagtatTTTACACTCCGTTGTCTGGTTGCAAGATTCTTGGAATCTCCCTTTGGAAAAACGTTTTCCCAAAttcccttcagatttttttttaaaaaatgttttgttaaatGTATCCTGCAGTTCTGAAGTTAGGATACGACATTGTCTATTCCACCAGCAGTATTCTTTGGGATGCTTTTTAttagtgcattttaaaaaaaaagaaagagagatgaattaatatattaaaatatttaatacaaAGTCTGCTGTGAAAAAAGGGAGTGAAAGGATGCACCTTGTTTGTGATGCAGTCATTTGCCATGAGTAGGGGATTGCTGTTGTCCCTGAGATCTGCTGAAAGAAGACCAAAAAGGAGGACATGATCAAGGGGCTGACGtgtcttccttatgaggaaaggctaaacTCTTTGGGGTTTTAAGCTTACAGAAAAGATAACAAGTAGGATACACcataggggttcccaactttgggtccccggATTCTGTTGGACTACTACTTCTGTCATCCTCAGCAGCAATggtcttgtggctggggatgatggaagttgtagtccaacatcatctgtggATCCAAGGCTGGGGACAACAGAGGTTTCTAGCATTATGTGTGGTGCAAAGAAGTGGATGGAGATCCCCCAGAAGCAGAATTGGGGGATCATCTTATGAAATTGATTGGCTTCAGGGCAGGCAGAGGagagtcttaggaacataggaagctgtcatattactgagtcagaccattggtccatctaactcaatattgtctacaccaggggttctcaacgttgggtctccagatgttattggacttcaacttccataatcccctcccccagtggcctttggctggggattatgggagttgaagtccaataacatctggagacccaacattgagaatccctggtctacccagactggcagcggcttctccaaggttgcaggcaggagtctctctctcaatcctatcttggagatgctgccagggagggaacttgggagcttctgcatgcatgcaagcatgtagatgctcttcccagagcaccccatcccttaaggggaatatggTACAGagatcacacatgtagtctctgatTCATAGGTGactagggtggaccttgcttagcaaattcatgctggctaccacacgaccagctctcctccccattttcaCAATACAGAATTATTTTATGgaaagcatctggggcttttgaaGATAGGGGAAAAGGTAACGTAAGTGGCAGGGGGAATATGAGAGGTTGAGGaaagtatgcatggtgtgaagaaagtggatagagggaagacacacacacaccgcccccgCCACACTAGAATGCACTTTAGGGATCACCCTATGAAAGGAACAGGAGATTCAAACCAGACAAAAGTCCTACTTCACACAGAATTTATTAATCTGCATGCAGACCATGGGTTTACCTAGCTTAccactgtctacaccaggcattctcaatgttgggtccccagatgttattggacttcaattcccataatccccagccccagtggcctttggttggggattctgggagttgaagtccaacaaaatctggggacccaatgttgagaatccctgatctacactgactggtagcagctctctgcTATTTCAGGCAGAACGCTTTCCCAGACCCACCTagagatatcagggattgaacctggggactTCTGCAGGAATTATTTATACCCAAGATTCCCCGTTAGCTGTGCCCTAGCTATGGGGCTGGAGTTCATGTTCCGCTAATTTCCCACGGCttagaaaatgaagcacacacttCAAGAATCAAAGTCAAAAAATTTTTATGCAAGCTACATTAAAATAGGTTAGAAGAACCGATCTTAAGTCTAAACCTATTATAGAGTTCAGTAGGTATCTTGCCGGTCCAGGCAGCCTGCAAATCGGCACACAACACAGAGGATTAGACCTGGACAGCCTTTCTTTTTCAAAGGTACAACCTTTAAAAAAGGATTAGGTATCTGCCATCTAAAGAGGTTTCTGACTGTTCTGGTTTTTATACCAGGGTTACATAGAAAGCCAACTTCTTCTGAGTCAGAttcttggttcatctagcttagtattttcaggactgctcaacttaggggcccccagctgtttttggactacaacacccataatccccagccatagtggctaatagccagggattatgggaattgtaggacaacatctgcaggagggctgaagttgagcagcccagactggcagcagcttctccaaggctgcaacaggagtctctcccagccctatcttggagatgggaaggagggaacttggaaccttttgctcttcccagaatagccccatcccctaagggggatattttacagtttcccattcaaatgcaaaccagggtgggtcctgcttagcaaaggggacaaatcacacttgctaccacctaatggtgcagcggggaaatgactagcaagccagaggttgtcggtttgaatccctgctggtctgtttcccagactgggaaacacctatattgggcagcagcgatataggaagatgctgaaaggcatctcatagtgcatgggaggaggcaatggtcaacccttcctgtattctaccaaagacaaccacaaggctctgtgggtgccaggagttgacatcgactcaatggcacactttaccacgagaccaactctcctcctaggtcagagggaggggaggctttgTCCTCCAATCCTGGGTGGGCTGCTTTTTCCATCCACACTACTCCTTAAAGGACAAAAACGAGATGGCCTATTGAAAGGGAATCAATCTGGGAATTCCAAGATGTGTGTTTACAGCTGAATCCAGATAGCCCATATGGaagatgcgtgtgtgtgtgtttcttttccaAAAGATCGTTTTGTACTTGCAATACAAAACAATATTttggaaaagggggaaaaatggaGTGATTCTCAAtctggagtccccagatgttgttggactacaactcccaagggccTTGATCATTGTGTCTGGTGATGATGGCatttgtagaccaacaacatctggggatccaaggttaagACTCCTGCCTTATAGGATCTTCTGGCAGTCCTCCCCTTCTCCATGTCTCACTCTATGAAGTCACGATAAAAGAGAAGTTGAAGTCAATGTTCTTACAAGTTCAGAGGCCAACTTGGCTTCCTCGTGGCATTTCGTCGGCTGGGAGCTTTCAATTCCTGGCTGTGGAATATAAGAAAAACAAGAACAGCTgtacagagccaggaaaacaagaaCAGCTGGGTGAGCCCTGTGTCCTGTCGAGTAGCCAAAAGATGATGCAGTAAGATTTAACAAGTACTAAGAAGtcgggatatgcacggaaccggtcccTTTTCTCCAGAACGTTTCCtggagtgccgaactggtttgaaatgtcggcattcgagccagtttggaggtgggctggtggtggtggttgcttgaagatgcagggagggtgccctGACCTAACCCGCTGGAGCTGATGCCAAAATCACTGATGTGGGGCAGCtgagtaccttcttgctgccccggtcagcatgGCTTGACAGCATGTGCCAAAGTCAAGATCCAAGGCAGCGTAGGTCACATCGTTCTCACACCAGGGGCTAGTTGCTTGaatggtggcaactcagagagCAACCGCGGAGGCTGGGGCTTTATAGGGTGTGGTGGGCAGGGATTGGCCCTTGGTGGTCAGCTGACGGGATGACATGGCAGGCAGACACTGCAGCCTAGAGGGCGCCCTTGCACCTCTCAGTCTGCCAAGCCTGCAGTGAAAATGGTGTGGGTGGTGCAGGAAATAGGAAGAGTTGAACTTCAACTCTCTGCATACTCACaatgcattgtggctggggatgatgggagttcaacaacagctggagagccaaggttgcttatcCGAAGCTATAATCTGACTGCTGGGAACCCAAGTCTTTATTGCCTGtgacagggatccccagatgtttatgattgattgattgaatgtatatactgcctaatatagaaatctctaggcgatgtacagaattaaaacataatataaaatataggacatttaaaactcataaaaagataaaaatcataatagataaaaacacattaaaatatataaataaaatggtttcacttaaaagcctggggaaacaggtacatcttcagggtgcTTCTAAAAATAaaccgagaaggagatgctcatatttcagcagggaccgAGTTCCAAAGCCCCaaggtagccacagagaaggcccggtccccgagttgccaccaaatgagttggtggcaaccataaccagacctctccagatgatcttaagaggtgacagggttcacggcagagaaggctctctcttaagtacccttcacctaagccgttaagggacttataggtaataactagtcccgttcttttagaattggtattatatggtccctttgggtaaacccagagaccagtctggctgccacattctgtaccaattgtagttctgaactacgtacaaaggcagccccacgtggagtgcattacagtagtcaagcctggagtttaccagcatatgtaccaccattttaaggtcatttttttctagaaatggacgtatctggcgtattagccaaagctgataaaaagcactacaGGCCACtgcacctcaacctgagaaaccagggagagttttagatacaggagcactcccagactacgaacctgatcttttagggggagtgtaacccccacccagaacaggcagatctaaaccatctctcagatcccaacctcccagaggccattgtagctggggatgctgggagatgtagtcaacatctgggaatccctgttacaaggaacactttCATTATCAAGGAAATCTTGATCTGTCTCCCTGAATTTGGATTTTATCGCTAAATGGCCAGGTGCTAGAAGAACACTTGATATGCCTTCACAGCACTTTATGAGTGGTAAAGATGGCAAAGATTGCAACCAGAATGGTCTTCTAGCACCTGACCATTCAGTGATAAAGTCCAAATTCAGGGAGGCACATCAAGATTTCCTTGACAATGAAATCTCTGTCTATGGTGTCAGATCTTATGGTGGAACGGCTCTTTGGATCCAGATCTTTTATGCTATTTCTTTTTTGATTTCCAGATCTTTTATGGTGGGACAGATCTTATGATGGTGGCCGATCTATTGTCTCAGATCTGTTTGTGGTGTCAGATATCTTGACACCAGTCTATGGTGTCAGATCTTTCCAAACATGCAAAACACCATTTGATGTAGCAACTGACATGCATGCACAAACTAGACCAGGAAGAAGCTACTGACACCATGAGTGTGCTTGCATTGGGGACAGCACAACACTGAAAACATAGGGGTCTTGAAGCAAGGGTATATGGAAGAAAATTGCTTTTTCCTTGCTAGGCCTCTGGACAGAATGAGGCTGATGAAACTGAAGGCAGTCCCTGGGTCCTGGTGCCTAGTACCTTGGGAGTGGAGGTGTGTGTACTGGGCACAGTTCTTTTTCTGTCTGGCTTGGGTGGCCGGTTGCCAGATTCCAGGCAGCCTTCTGCGTCTCTGGCGTTGCAAGGATTAAAAGGACAGCCGTGTGGCTTGAGGCAACCAGGGAGCCATGTGTGAGAGACTCACTTGGAATTCCAGTTGGTGGTAGGGAAAGAGGCTGTGGGCAGAGCAATGAATGGAGGCATTGAAAGGAGGGACAGCAGAGACACAGAAGCTGTGATCTCTCTTGCTCCGCCAGCAGCTCTGCTATGATTTTGCACGGATAGGTGTCAGCTTAAGTGCGCAGTAGCAGAATGACATAGTCAAGCCTGGttttggttaggaacataggaaactgccttctactgagtcagatctttggtccatctcgctcagtattgtctacacagactggcagcggcttctccaaggttgcaggcaggagtccctttcagccctatcttggagatgtcgccagggagagaacttgggaccatctacatgcaagcaggcagatgctcttcccagagcagccccacaccctaaggggaatatcttacagtgctcacacatgtaatctcccattgaaatgcaaaccagggcagaccctgcttagcaaagggggcaattcgtgcttgctaccacaagaccagctctcctcctgccgaAGCTCCATCTGTGCTGTCAGTCTTGTGATGCGCACACAAAGTTCTCTTTTTTTCAGCTCCTCTTGCTGCTCAAACCTGTGAATGTATGAATCACAACCAGAGCAAAGCAAAACGTATTTAGCGTGAAAAGAGAATAAACAAGGCCAGCTTGTCAGAGATGTATTCCGAAGGAAAAATTTAGCTAGCAATGAATGATGACCACATTTTTCAAAACAACAACTTTCTGTTAACAAATGAGTCAGGAACTGtacaccagaggcgtatctagggaaaatagcgcctagggcaagcactgaaattgcgccccctgtccaaacatctgacacccatctttcagataactttaccataatatcagctgaaaaatacaagtcaagctcgttactcttttaatatttcaaaaactatttagcagtggatgtagccagaccaaaaaatgctggaaaactacaaatttcagcatgctggggctcatgaaatacccagatactatgtggaggtgtacttgggaaactaaacagaagtgcctgtctaattctctactatgcattgtagcatcactattacata is a genomic window containing:
- the CHST12 gene encoding carbohydrate sulfotransferase 12, with the translated sequence MTWPSRMTKARLFRLSVVVGSIFMILLIIVYWDNVGTAHFYLHTTFSRPHGVLPTVVKDVGQDPLSDVDEFLEKLLSSDLRKKVDLGRKTEQPPAQASSRPVAGNLEENVRGYDWSTRDASTILDQEKLQAERRRTLRELCANSNFAFPTKERSFDDIPNYELNHLIVDDRHGVIYCYVPKVACTNWKRVMIVLSESLMDQGIPYADPLDIPREHVHNTSTHFTFNKFWRRYGKFSRHLMKIKLKKYTKFLFVRDPFVRLISAFRSKFELENEEFYRRFAIPMLRLYSNYTSIPTSVSEAFEAGLKVSFSDFIQYLLDPRTEKLAPFNEHWRQVYRLCHPCQVEYDFIGKLETLDEDAAHLLQLLKVDHLLRFPPSYRNRTASSWEEDWFAKIPMAWRRQLYKLYEADFVLFGYPKPENLFKT